Proteins from a single region of Pseudomonas sp. BSw22131:
- a CDS encoding ABC transporter ATP-binding protein translates to MNKLEIQDLHKRYGSHEVLKGVSLTAKAGDVISIIGSSGSGKSTFLRCINLLEQPHAGRILLNNEELKLVANKDGSLKAADPNQLQRMRSRLSMVFQHFNLWSHMTALENVIEAPIHVLGLSKKEALEKAEHYLAKVGVSHRKDAYPGHMSGGEQQRVAIARALAMEPEVMLFDEPTSALDPELVGDVLKVMQALAQEGRTMVVVTHEMGFAREVSNQLIFLHKGVVEEQGDPREVLVNPKSERLQGFLSGSLK, encoded by the coding sequence ATGAACAAACTGGAAATCCAGGACCTGCACAAACGCTACGGCAGCCATGAAGTGCTCAAGGGCGTTTCGCTGACCGCCAAGGCAGGCGATGTGATCAGCATCATCGGCTCCAGCGGTTCGGGCAAAAGCACTTTTCTGCGCTGCATCAACTTGCTGGAACAGCCCCATGCCGGCCGGATCCTGCTGAACAATGAAGAGCTCAAACTGGTTGCGAACAAAGACGGCAGCTTGAAAGCCGCCGACCCCAACCAGTTGCAGCGCATGCGTTCGCGACTGTCGATGGTGTTTCAGCATTTCAACCTGTGGTCGCACATGACCGCGCTGGAAAACGTCATCGAGGCGCCGATTCACGTTCTTGGCCTTTCGAAAAAAGAAGCGCTTGAGAAGGCCGAACATTACCTGGCCAAGGTCGGTGTTTCGCATCGTAAAGACGCTTATCCGGGGCATATGTCCGGCGGCGAGCAACAGCGTGTGGCGATTGCCCGTGCGCTGGCGATGGAACCCGAAGTCATGCTGTTCGATGAGCCCACCTCAGCGCTGGACCCGGAGCTGGTGGGCGATGTGCTCAAAGTCATGCAGGCGCTGGCTCAGGAAGGCCGGACCATGGTGGTGGTCACCCACGAAATGGGCTTCGCCCGCGAAGTGTCGAATCAACTGATTTTCCTGCACAAAGGTGTGGTCGAAGAGCAGGGCGACCCGCGTGAAGTGCTGGTCAATCCGAAATCGGAGCGTTTGCAGGGGTTTTTGTCGGGCAGTCTGAAATAG
- the argR gene encoding transcriptional regulator ArgR, translated as MTAHRIGFLIWPSTKALTLALAEEALRVAQRVHPEVVYELSFLQAEPPLDGAAWQLPGEAWSGRLEGCQKLFLLADEPPAPMSSALSGALKQLVRSGCVIGGLSAGVYPLAQLGLLDGYRAAVHWRWQDDFAERFPKVIATSHLFDWDRDRLTACGGMSVLDLLLAVLARDHGAELAGAVSEELVVERIREGGERQRIPLQNRLGSSHPKLTQAVLLMEANIEEPLTTDEIAQHVCVSRRQLERIFKQYLNRVPSQYYLELRLNKARQMLMQTSKSIIQIGLSCGFSSGPHFSSAYRNFFGATPREDRNHRRSSSPFELSQAPAERG; from the coding sequence ATGACTGCCCATCGAATAGGTTTTCTCATCTGGCCCAGCACCAAAGCCCTGACTTTGGCGCTGGCCGAGGAAGCCTTGCGCGTTGCCCAGCGGGTTCATCCTGAGGTCGTGTACGAGTTGTCTTTCCTGCAGGCCGAGCCACCGCTGGACGGCGCCGCCTGGCAACTGCCGGGTGAGGCGTGGTCCGGGCGCCTTGAAGGCTGTCAGAAGTTATTCCTGCTGGCCGATGAGCCGCCGGCGCCGATGTCTTCTGCGCTGAGTGGCGCGCTCAAGCAGTTGGTGCGCTCGGGTTGCGTGATTGGTGGTTTGTCGGCGGGCGTTTATCCGCTGGCGCAACTGGGGCTGCTTGACGGTTATCGCGCTGCGGTGCATTGGCGCTGGCAGGATGATTTTGCCGAGCGCTTTCCGAAAGTCATCGCGACCAGCCATTTGTTCGACTGGGATCGGGATCGCCTGACTGCCTGCGGCGGGATGTCGGTGCTCGATTTGCTATTGGCGGTGCTGGCTCGCGATCACGGCGCTGAGCTGGCGGGCGCGGTATCGGAAGAGTTGGTGGTGGAACGCATTCGTGAGGGCGGCGAGCGTCAGCGCATCCCGCTGCAAAACCGTCTCGGTTCAAGCCATCCCAAGCTCACCCAAGCGGTGTTGCTGATGGAAGCCAACATCGAGGAGCCGCTGACCACCGACGAGATCGCCCAGCACGTGTGCGTGTCCCGTCGTCAGCTGGAGCGCATCTTCAAGCAGTACCTCAATCGCGTGCCGAGCCAGTATTACCTGGAGCTGCGCCTGAACAAGGCGCGGCAGATGCTGATGCAGACCAGCAAATCGATTATCCAGATCGGCTTGTCGTGCGGGTTCTCATCCGGCCCGCACTTCTCCAGCGCGTACCGCAACTTCTTTGGCGCCACCCCGCGCGAAGACCGTAATCACCGCCGCAGCAGCAGCCCGTTCGAGTTATCCCAAGCCCCCGCCGAGCGCGGGTGA
- a CDS encoding aspartate aminotransferase family protein — protein MSVEQAPVQRADFDQVMVPNYAPAAFIPVRGSGSRVWDQSGRELVDFSGGIAVNVLGHAHPALVNALTEQGNKLWHVSNVFTNEPALQLARKLVDSTFADRVFFCNSGAEANEAAFKLARRVAHDLYGTEKYEIVAALNSFHGRTLFTVSVGGQPKYSDGFGPKITGISHVPYNDLDALKAAVTDKTCAVVLEPIQGEGGVLPAELSYLQGARELCDQHNALLVFDEVQSGMGRSGHLFAYMHYGVTPDILSSAKSIGGGFPMAAMLTTEKLAKHLSVGVHGTTYGGNPLACAVGNAVMDVVNTPEVLAGVKAKHQQFKTRLEHIGEQYGIFTQVRGLGLLIGCVLSDAWKGRAKDVFNAAEHEGVMVLQAGPDVIRFAPSLVVEDADIEEGLNRFERAIAKLTAA, from the coding sequence ATGTCCGTTGAGCAAGCCCCGGTGCAACGCGCCGATTTCGACCAGGTGATGGTGCCCAACTATGCCCCGGCCGCTTTCATTCCCGTGCGCGGCTCGGGTTCGCGGGTGTGGGATCAGTCGGGTCGCGAACTGGTCGATTTCTCCGGTGGTATCGCCGTCAACGTGCTGGGTCACGCGCACCCGGCGCTGGTCAACGCCCTGACCGAACAAGGCAACAAGCTGTGGCACGTGTCCAACGTCTTCACCAACGAGCCTGCGCTGCAACTGGCACGCAAGCTGGTGGATTCGACGTTTGCCGATCGGGTGTTCTTTTGCAACTCCGGTGCCGAAGCCAACGAAGCCGCGTTCAAGCTGGCGCGTCGCGTCGCTCACGACCTTTACGGCACTGAAAAATACGAAATCGTCGCCGCGCTCAACAGCTTTCACGGCCGGACGCTGTTTACGGTCAGCGTCGGTGGCCAGCCGAAATACTCCGACGGTTTCGGCCCGAAAATCACGGGTATTTCCCACGTTCCCTATAACGACCTCGACGCCCTGAAGGCCGCTGTCACCGACAAGACGTGCGCGGTGGTCCTTGAGCCGATTCAAGGCGAAGGCGGCGTGTTACCCGCCGAGTTGTCTTACCTGCAAGGCGCACGCGAGCTGTGCGATCAACACAACGCGCTGCTGGTCTTCGACGAAGTGCAGAGCGGCATGGGCCGCAGCGGCCACTTGTTCGCCTACATGCATTACGGCGTGACCCCAGACATCCTTTCCAGCGCGAAAAGTATCGGCGGCGGTTTCCCGATGGCGGCGATGCTGACCACTGAAAAGCTGGCCAAGCACCTGTCGGTCGGCGTTCACGGCACCACGTACGGCGGCAATCCGCTGGCCTGTGCGGTCGGTAACGCAGTGATGGATGTGGTCAACACCCCTGAGGTGCTGGCGGGCGTCAAAGCCAAGCATCAGCAATTCAAAACCCGCCTGGAACACATTGGCGAGCAATACGGCATCTTCACGCAGGTCCGTGGCCTGGGCTTGCTGATAGGTTGCGTGTTGAGCGATGCCTGGAAAGGCCGCGCCAAGGACGTCTTTAACGCCGCCGAGCATGAAGGCGTGATGGTGCTCCAAGCCGGTCCTGACGTGATTCGTTTCGCGCCGAGCCTGGTGGTCGAAGACGCTGACATCGAAGAGGGCCTGAACCGCTTCGAGCGTGCGATTGCGAAGCTGACTGCGGCATAA
- the aruF gene encoding arginine/ornithine succinyltransferase subunit alpha, which yields MLVMRPAQMADLAEVQRLAADSPIGVTSLPDDAGRLSDKIAASEASFAAEVSFNGEETYFFVLEDLETSQLVGCSGIVASAGYSEPFYSFRNETFVHASRELKIHNKIHVLSQCHDLTGNSLLTSFYVVRDLVGTSWSELNSRGRLLFVASHPERFADSVVTEIVGYSDENGDSPFWDAIGRNFFDLNYAEAERICGLKSRTFLAELMPHYPIYVPLLPDTAQEAMGQVHPRAQITFDILMREGFETDHYIDIFDGGPTLHARVSGIRSISQSRVVPVRLDMVNSGDAVKGGRPYLVANGQLQDYRAVMLELDWVPGKPVTLSVAAAEALGVGEGASVRIVAV from the coding sequence ATGCTGGTGATGCGCCCCGCGCAAATGGCTGATCTGGCCGAGGTCCAACGCCTCGCTGCCGACAGCCCGATTGGTGTCACGTCCCTGCCGGATGACGCTGGCCGTTTGAGCGACAAGATTGCCGCCTCGGAAGCGTCGTTTGCGGCCGAAGTCAGTTTCAACGGCGAAGAAACCTATTTTTTCGTGCTCGAAGACCTGGAAACCAGCCAACTGGTGGGCTGTTCCGGGATCGTTGCTTCGGCCGGCTATTCCGAGCCGTTCTACAGCTTTCGCAACGAAACCTTCGTGCATGCCTCGCGTGAGTTGAAAATCCACAACAAGATCCACGTCCTTTCGCAGTGCCACGACCTCACCGGCAACAGCTTGTTGACCAGCTTTTATGTGGTGCGTGATCTGGTGGGCACCAGCTGGTCGGAACTCAATTCCCGGGGCCGCTTGCTGTTCGTCGCCAGCCACCCGGAGCGCTTTGCCGATTCGGTGGTGACCGAGATTGTCGGTTACAGCGATGAAAACGGTGATTCTCCTTTCTGGGACGCCATCGGCCGCAACTTCTTCGACCTCAACTACGCCGAGGCCGAACGCATCTGTGGTCTGAAAAGCCGGACATTCCTCGCCGAACTGATGCCGCATTACCCGATCTATGTGCCGCTGCTGCCCGACACCGCGCAAGAGGCCATGGGTCAGGTGCACCCGCGTGCTCAGATCACATTCGACATCCTCATGCGTGAAGGTTTTGAAACCGATCACTACATCGACATCTTCGACGGTGGCCCGACGCTGCATGCGCGGGTGTCGGGGATTCGCTCGATTTCCCAGAGCCGCGTGGTGCCGGTCAGGCTCGACATGGTCAACAGCGGCGATGCGGTCAAGGGCGGACGGCCGTATCTGGTCGCCAACGGTCAGTTGCAGGACTACCGCGCAGTGATGCTGGAACTCGACTGGGTGCCGGGCAAGCCGGTCACGCTGAGTGTTGCGGCGGCTGAAGCGTTGGGCGTGGGTGAAGGCGCCAGCGTGCGCATCGTCGCGGTTTGA
- the astA gene encoding arginine N-succinyltransferase has translation MIVRPVRSSDLTALIELARSTGPGLTTLPANEERLAHRVGWAEKTFRGEAGRGDADYLFVLEDDNERVVGISAIAGAVGLREPWYNYRVGLTVSASQELNIYREIPTLFLANDLTGNSELCSLFLREDARTGHNGRLLSKARMLFIAEFPELFGNKIIAEMRGMSDEHGHSPFWESLGRHFFKMEFSQADYLTGVGNKAFIAELMPKFPLYTCFLSEAARNIIGRVHPSTEPALSMLKAEGFSYQGYVDIFDAGPAIECETSKIRAVRDSQPLVLAVGTPGDDATPFLIHNRKREDCRVTAAPARFAAGTLVVDPQTAKRLRLSAGDHVRAVPLSPAREGI, from the coding sequence ATGATCGTTCGTCCCGTACGCAGCAGTGACCTGACGGCGCTGATCGAGTTGGCGCGCAGCACAGGCCCCGGCCTTACCACTTTGCCAGCCAATGAAGAACGTCTGGCGCATCGGGTGGGTTGGGCCGAGAAGACCTTCCGTGGCGAGGCTGGCCGTGGCGATGCGGATTACCTGTTCGTGCTCGAAGACGACAACGAACGCGTGGTCGGTATTTCGGCCATTGCCGGCGCTGTCGGGCTGCGCGAGCCCTGGTACAACTACCGCGTTGGCCTGACTGTCAGTGCCTCTCAAGAGCTGAACATTTATCGCGAGATCCCGACACTGTTTCTCGCCAACGACCTGACCGGCAACTCCGAGCTGTGCTCGCTGTTTCTGCGTGAAGACGCGCGCACCGGCCACAATGGCCGTTTGCTGTCCAAGGCGCGGATGCTGTTCATCGCTGAATTCCCGGAGCTGTTTGGCAACAAGATCATTGCCGAAATGCGCGGCATGTCCGACGAACACGGGCATTCACCGTTCTGGGAGAGCCTGGGGCGGCATTTTTTCAAGATGGAGTTCAGCCAGGCAGATTACCTGACGGGCGTTGGCAACAAGGCGTTCATTGCCGAACTGATGCCGAAGTTTCCGCTGTACACCTGCTTCTTGTCTGAAGCTGCGCGCAACATCATCGGTCGCGTGCACCCCAGCACCGAGCCTGCGCTGAGCATGCTTAAAGCTGAGGGGTTCAGTTATCAGGGTTACGTCGATATTTTCGACGCGGGCCCGGCCATTGAGTGCGAAACCAGCAAGATCCGCGCGGTCCGAGACAGTCAGCCGCTGGTGTTGGCCGTCGGTACGCCAGGTGACGACGCCACGCCGTTCCTGATTCATAACCGCAAACGTGAAGACTGCCGCGTTACCGCTGCGCCGGCGCGCTTCGCTGCTGGCACGCTGGTGGTCGATCCGCAGACTGCAAAACGCCTGCGCCTGAGTGCCGGCGATCACGTACGCGCCGTTCCATTGTCTCCGGCTCGGGAGGGTATTTGA